A window from Montipora capricornis isolate CH-2021 chromosome 7, ASM3666992v2, whole genome shotgun sequence encodes these proteins:
- the LOC138056064 gene encoding uncharacterized protein, whose translation MGKKPFLAYSRATFQPGTSHKKSNQQPLNTQVSIKVNPPVLLNDTVENYHTHSFTAGQVKNHLCQWENITQDPVILNAIQHYNIEFEETPPLQIVTPKNIIFSASDREIVNNEIAKLLSKGVIERAHYTPDSYISNVFIRPKKDNTHRMILNLKSLNKFVAYHHFKMDTFQTAVKLIRPGCFMASVDLRDAYYSIPIASEDRNF comes from the coding sequence ATGGGAAAGAAGCCTTTTTTGGCGTACAGCCGTGCGACTTTCCAGCCAGGAACGTCGCACAAGAAAAGCAACCAGCAACCATTAAATACACAGGTTAGCATTAAGGTGAATCCTCCAGTACTGTTAAATGATACAGTTGAGAATTACCACACCCATTCTTTCACTGCAGGACAAGTGAAAAATCATCTGTGTCAATGGGAAAATATTACACAGGATCCTGTAATTCTGAATGCTATTCAGCACTACAATATTGAGTTTGAGGAGACACCTCCTTTGCAAATTGTGACTCCCAAGAATATTATTTTCTCTGCATCAGACAGAGAGattgttaacaatgaaattGCTAAACTCCTTAGCAAAGGGGTCATAGAAAGAGCTCATTATACCCCAGATAGCTACATCTCCAATGTGTTTATCCGTCCTAAAAAGGATAACACTCACCGGATGATTTTGAATCTCAAATCTCTTAATAAGTTTGTGGCTTACCACCATTTTAAGATGGATACTTTCCAAACAGCGGTCAAGCTCATTCGACCTGGTTGCTTTATGGCATCTGTCGATTTGCGTGACGCATACTATTCTATTCCTATTGCTTCAGAAGATAGGAATTTTTGA